One Kineococcus aurantiacus genomic window carries:
- a CDS encoding ABC transporter permease subunit: MEKPGPVTQALKFIVLGFAVAVVVIPFWSVIATSLADQETINDAGGGMVMWPGGGVNLDSYTAVLSGGVVTRAVVVSVGITVVGTLLSLAATAGLAYWLSRPRAWGAKPVLMLVLGAVLFSPGLIPSYLVVKEFHLLDSWWSLVLPVLVNAFNVIVMRAFFQELPKELFESAAIDGVGAGTILLRIVLPLSKAVLAVIGLFYAVAYWNAFFNALLYIQSSDKWPMALVLRTYVVNQTTIGGDQVGGAEALPPQLPLQMAILVIAIVPILLVYPFLQRHFAKGVMIGAVKG, translated from the coding sequence GTCATCGCGACGTCGCTGGCCGACCAGGAGACGATCAACGACGCCGGCGGCGGCATGGTCATGTGGCCCGGCGGCGGCGTGAACCTCGACTCCTACACGGCCGTCCTGTCCGGCGGGGTCGTCACCCGCGCGGTCGTCGTCTCCGTCGGCATCACCGTCGTCGGGACCCTGCTGTCCCTGGCCGCCACGGCCGGTCTGGCGTACTGGCTGTCCCGGCCCCGGGCCTGGGGCGCCAAACCCGTCCTGATGCTCGTGCTGGGCGCCGTGCTGTTCTCCCCGGGCCTCATCCCCAGCTACCTCGTCGTCAAGGAGTTCCACCTCCTCGACTCCTGGTGGTCCCTGGTGCTGCCCGTCCTGGTCAACGCCTTCAACGTCATCGTCATGCGCGCGTTCTTCCAGGAACTGCCCAAGGAGCTGTTCGAGTCCGCCGCCATCGACGGCGTCGGGGCCGGGACGATCCTGCTGCGCATCGTGCTGCCGTTGTCGAAGGCCGTGCTGGCCGTCATCGGCCTGTTCTACGCCGTCGCCTACTGGAACGCCTTCTTCAACGCCCTGCTCTACATCCAGTCCAGCGACAAGTGGCCCATGGCCCTCGTGCTGCGGACCTACGTCGTCAACCAGACCACGATCGGCGGTGACCAGGTCGGCGGGGCGGAGGCGCTGCCGCCCCAGCTGCCCCTGCAGATGGCGATCCTCGTCATCGCGATCGTCCCCATCCTGCTCGTGTACCCGTTCCTGCAGCGGCACTTCGCGAAGGGCGTCATGATCGGCGCCGTCAAGGGCTGA
- a CDS encoding Hsp20/alpha crystallin family protein, with protein MSQQLSVWRRSSFDTRFEQQFDALVRAGFGTGTGFTPAAEVSRDGDDAVVTLDLPGVVADDVTVEVEQGRLVVRGERQDPRPEDARGRSEVRYGAFRRSFSLPSTVTADAVSAGYEAGVLTVRVAGAHATAQPTRIAVTAGA; from the coding sequence GTGTCCCAGCAGTTGTCCGTGTGGCGTCGCAGTTCCTTCGACACCCGCTTCGAGCAGCAGTTCGACGCCCTGGTCCGCGCCGGCTTCGGCACCGGCACCGGTTTCACGCCGGCCGCCGAGGTCAGCCGCGACGGGGACGACGCCGTCGTCACCCTCGACCTGCCGGGCGTCGTCGCCGACGACGTCACGGTCGAGGTCGAGCAGGGCCGCCTGGTCGTCCGCGGGGAGCGCCAGGACCCCCGCCCGGAGGACGCGCGCGGGCGCAGCGAGGTCCGCTACGGCGCTTTCCGCCGCAGCTTCTCGCTGCCCAGCACCGTCACCGCCGACGCCGTCAGCGCCGGCTACGAGGCGGGCGTCCTGACCGTCCGCGTCGCCGGGGCCCACGCCACGGCGCAGCCGACCCGCATCGCGGTCACCGCCGGCGCCTGA
- a CDS encoding extracellular solute-binding protein, with translation MSSSAFTRRSLIAGAGGTAALVATGGLAGCSSGSSGSGSGDSGENTATLPTYVPYTGLTPDLPGTEQGVDPAWRTFPSDNPKSVEDIPGHGETLTGMANIYYAVPPGPDSNTYWAGLNDRLGVDFQLQMVGNADYPQKFPTVIAGNELPDLLQVPNGSPPPVPNMPQLLEKRFANLSEHLSGDAVKEYPNLANIPTRHWLSTVYNSGIYGIPIPRGAIGNYHFIRQDLFEKAGVSPEPKSYDEFVDATRALTDPKQRRWAFSLVNQPRQLLGRMNGEPNIWAEDGGKLTHVYETDAYAQTVTDLIAMWKSGVMHPDSFNTATPFKQLFNAGTVAINAADGYPGWVQYQLDNASNPDFKLGLMPVYTREGGELAAWNLGSGFFSTTLLKKQDDPERIKLALRVLNWLAAPFGTEEYKYRLFGQEGVDHTVDAGGNPVLTKTGAANTVIPIRYLADSPYNVYVPGRPQDADVQHEYQSREVPTGIQNPVTGLYSNTASSKNATADKAFNDGVNDVIQERRPFSELKTLVSTWKNSVGDAMRTEYQDALQKAGTTTATS, from the coding sequence ATGTCCAGCAGTGCCTTCACCCGACGTTCGCTGATCGCCGGTGCCGGGGGGACCGCAGCCCTGGTCGCGACCGGTGGGCTCGCGGGGTGCTCCAGCGGTTCCAGCGGGAGCGGTTCCGGCGACTCGGGGGAGAACACCGCCACCCTGCCCACGTACGTCCCCTACACCGGGCTGACCCCCGACCTCCCGGGCACCGAGCAGGGCGTCGACCCCGCGTGGCGGACCTTCCCGTCCGACAACCCCAAGTCGGTGGAGGACATCCCCGGCCACGGGGAGACCCTGACCGGGATGGCGAACATCTACTACGCCGTACCCCCGGGGCCGGACAGCAACACGTACTGGGCGGGCCTGAACGACCGGCTGGGCGTCGACTTCCAGCTGCAGATGGTCGGCAACGCCGACTACCCGCAGAAGTTCCCCACCGTCATCGCCGGCAACGAGCTGCCCGACCTGCTGCAGGTCCCCAACGGCTCCCCGCCGCCGGTGCCGAACATGCCGCAGCTGCTGGAGAAGCGGTTCGCGAACCTGTCCGAGCACCTGTCCGGGGACGCCGTCAAGGAGTACCCCAACCTCGCGAACATCCCGACCCGGCACTGGCTCTCCACGGTCTACAACTCCGGGATCTACGGCATCCCGATCCCGCGCGGGGCGATCGGGAACTACCACTTCATCCGCCAGGACCTGTTCGAGAAGGCCGGGGTCTCGCCCGAGCCCAAGAGCTACGACGAGTTCGTCGACGCCACCAGGGCGCTGACCGACCCCAAGCAGCGGCGCTGGGCGTTCTCGCTGGTCAACCAGCCGCGCCAGCTGCTCGGGCGGATGAACGGGGAACCGAACATCTGGGCCGAGGACGGCGGGAAGCTCACGCACGTGTACGAGACGGACGCGTACGCCCAGACCGTCACGGACCTCATCGCCATGTGGAAGTCGGGCGTCATGCACCCCGACTCCTTCAACACCGCCACCCCCTTCAAGCAGCTGTTCAACGCCGGCACCGTCGCCATCAACGCCGCGGACGGGTACCCGGGCTGGGTGCAGTACCAGCTCGACAACGCCTCCAACCCGGACTTCAAGCTGGGCCTCATGCCCGTCTACACCCGGGAGGGCGGGGAGCTGGCCGCGTGGAACCTGGGCAGCGGGTTCTTCTCCACGACCCTGCTGAAGAAGCAGGACGACCCGGAGCGGATCAAGCTGGCGCTGCGCGTCCTGAACTGGCTCGCCGCCCCGTTCGGCACCGAGGAGTACAAGTACCGGCTCTTCGGCCAGGAGGGTGTCGACCACACCGTGGACGCCGGGGGCAACCCCGTCCTGACCAAGACCGGCGCCGCGAACACCGTCATCCCGATCCGCTACCTGGCCGACAGCCCCTACAACGTCTACGTCCCCGGCCGGCCGCAGGACGCCGACGTGCAGCACGAGTACCAGTCCAGGGAGGTCCCCACCGGCATCCAGAACCCCGTCACCGGCCTGTACTCCAACACCGCCTCGAGCAAGAACGCCACGGCCGACAAGGCGTTCAACGACGGCGTCAACGACGTCATCCAGGAACGCCGGCCGTTCTCCGAGCTCAAGACGCTCGTGTCCACCTGGAAGAACTCCGTCGGCGACGCGATGCGCACCGAGTACCAGGACGCGCTGCAGAAGGCGGGGACGACCACCGCGACGAGCTGA